The Coffea arabica cultivar ET-39 chromosome 9c, Coffea Arabica ET-39 HiFi, whole genome shotgun sequence nucleotide sequence TATAAAGAAAAAACTCATGTGGCATCTAGATAATTCAAAACCAATTTTATATACTTGTTGATAAACACAAACAATATTAGTTTGTTAATATATCATaataaaatcacaattcaattaaTTAGCTTGATTGGTTATGTGATTTTATAGATTATGGATCAAAACTGTCAATTTTACTGATCGAATTCTCTTTGGTAAGGTtgaattctttttcttcttctccattTGTTAATCAAGTAAAaatgttaaaacagaaaatttgatAAAGCGCAGCATTTAACATCTTCTCTATACAACTTAGCCATGTTTTCCTCCAAACTATCAAGTATAAGATTTGAACCTTAAACCTGACAAAGAAGATTCTAAGAACTCTTTCTAGACTATTAGACTAATCCCaatggttatatatatatatatatatatatatatatatatatatatatatatatatatattacattaaaaaagaaaaaaacttacAATAATAACTAGTCTATTTTGTAACACATCTCATAGAGTATGCTAGtagcactagtattattttATTCACATGTAAAGATAAAAGACAGAACATAATTACCTAGAATGTATACCTTATTCCTCTTGATTAGGACTATTTACTTCTTTAGAAATGGGGTCTTCTTCAAATAAAAATCCAACAAAACAAATAAGTCGAttagattatgaatttggtgaTTAATTTACGGTAATATGAGGAAAATAAGATATTACTagtaaattgaaaattgaagtaCCTAAAGCTTGTCTTGTATAGTTATGACAGTCCATGGCAACGACATGTACTATATTGCCTCTTGTTGATTACTTCTGTGAAGAGGGGCCTTAAACTTGTGCTTCAGTTTTGATTTCTCTAGCCTGTTTTGATCAAAAACTCGTGCATCAAATCAATGGTGTACAGCAGTTTTTCTTCTAAACTTTAAGGGTCTAAGGATAGTTCTTCGAAAAATAAAGGGGTGCAGTTTAAATTAACCAATTCTTTGCCACCTTAAAATTACAAGAAGGAAATTGCAGTAAGCCCATCTTAAAATTCCCAACAGGAATTGGACTTTGAGCCTTTGACAGAATCGGGGACAGAGATGGAAACAGGAAAGGTGGTAGTGGAGAGGGTAGGTGGAAAGTCAGCTGCTATTCACTGCTACTCAAAGTATCCTCTTAAATTCATCATCCCCAATAAGGTTCCCTCCCTACTGATGCCTATAGCGGAAACCAACATTCTGAAGTAATTATATTGGCATGCAAGAAAAAACGTTTGATTCTTGACATGGGTTTTCATTTTTATGGTGGTTTTGGCAGGTGGGTCCTTCTCAAATTGATGCTGTTTGGATTTACACTATCACTTATGGTGGTGGAATTGTGTCGGTATGCACACTTTCCATTTCCCTGCATAAAGAGATGTGTATCGTTTTTGTGCGTTTCTGTTTTTTGTTAATAGTTGAATAGTCTGCAATAGttctatgttttggtttgaGTGATTAAATTTGTTGTATGCATAAATAGGGTGATGCTATAAAGTGTGATATTTCAGTTGGTGATGGGTGCACCACAGTGTTAACCACTCAAGCTTCAACAAAGGTCAAATCTTTGATGCTATGTCCCACCTTATGGTTTTTGTTTTGCGTTTGCTATTAAGTATTGTTGGACTCTGtaatactttatttttctttcgttTTTTGATGATGCTTGGTTAATTTGGTTTACACCATTGGTATATATATAGGTCTACAAATCTGTGGAATCAAAGTGCTCTGAACAAGTTCTGGAGGTAATCACCATTTTGCTTGATGAATAAGCTAATTCAGCATTTATTGCTGTTTGTGTTTGTTAATGTCTGGTATAACTTTTAACAGTTTCCCCACGACAGTGATTTGTTTGTCACCGTGGAGTCTAGATTGGTCAAAAAGTATAAAGGAAAATTCGACCTAGGCTGCATTTCACATGTTAATTTGGGATTGGAGTTGAACATGTCTGTCACCTAATTAAAGGTAGTAATTATCAAGACACGTTTTCAATGATCTCATACATGAAATGCTTTTCCAGATGGTGTTTGCTTTTGATTGCCTTCAAAGTTTCTTCAGATGTTCCTGATGCTTGCAGTATTGTACAAGTTTTATGTGcacttgattttcttttgagAATTTGCTACTAGCATTATGTTACCGACATATTTGTTACTAGCATTATGTTGCCAACATTATTCTGAAGCCAAGTTTTGCATCTTTTTAATCAATAAAAGTGCTAGAGGGCAAAGTGCTATTTTCTTAAATCATATTATGTTTACTTAAAATTTCATGTGGGAAACCTGATTCATGAGATGGGCCAATTTGTTTTTATAGAAATTATGGACACATTCAAGTTGTCCAGTTGTCTCCCTTGTTTATTGGGATACACTTCATAGTTCCTGTTAGATTTGTTCACCAGAAAAGTTTTCTAGTCCTGAATTGTCTATTTCTTTGGACGTCATGAAGTAGATCTACTTGAGGAAGCCTGGAATTAAAGCTGCTAATAATggttttgaactttgtttgtcTTGGGATGGAAGGGATGGTTTGATTTTGAAGTGGAAGAGGTTGGGACAGAATAATCTGAACTTGTGGAAAAGAGAGGATGTGCAGGCTAGAAGACAGCTAGAATAAGGATTTTGATTGGAGCTGTACAGTTTAGAAGAGAAGATGGTCAATAAGAAGAAATCCTAGGATGCATTTATGTTCCAAGACAAGTTTAGGTCAAGCATTCAAGGGCCATATGAATCTCTTTTGCAAGTTATTGACAGAGCACATGAGTCATACCACATTAAAACTATGCAAAGCTAATCTATAGATAAGGACCCTGATACAAAAACTTGCTAGATTATTCTACAACGCTTTTCTACCATTCCTAAAAGAACACCTAAAACTTCACCTCATGAAATGAGGTACCTGCTGGAAAACTGGAATCTAGATTCACGGCAAATAAGTAGTATGAGGATGTCTGACTTAGGAGTAATAAGATTCATCCTAGCTTAATTTGATCAACAATATCAAAATTCGAATAAAAAGTTAGTAGTAAAACCTTTGTCTAAACtgcttccttcattttctttgtattaCTTTTCATGAACCTTTAATAGACTCTCTTAGCCCCTTGTTATCTTTAAATCACCTCTTGGATTTACCATTGGATCTGAAATACAAAAAATGTAGTACTTTATGCAagcaaatttttttgaaaaaaaaagaagtactGTGCATGGCTATGAATTGTCTATGCTGACATAGTGACGGAATTTTCATCTTGGCTTGTTcttgttttggaccaaaaaaaaaaaagatattatgGCTGAAAAACCTAGGTGTTTCCTTCTGCTGCTTCAAAAAATAGTGTTGCTGGGGAAGAGTACTTTAGCTTCTCAAGCCAAGTTTGTATTATCTAGTATCCTACTTATCTTATGCAATATCTTTCCTGAGTTTTAAAGCTATTGGTAATAGCGGCTTTTTTGTGCCGCACAGTAGGCAAGAATTGGAAGTGATGCACTTTTGGCTGTGATTCCAGATCCAGTTACATGTTTTTCAACTGCAAAGTATTCTCaaactcaagtattcaaagTCTTTCCCAGCTCCAGCTTGCTCATTGTTGATTGGATAACTAGTGGCCGTTATGGAAGAGGTGAAAAGTGGGACTTTGAACTTTACAAGAGCACTAACAACATTTTTCTAGATGCTGATGAGCCTTTGTTTCTTGACACGGTATTGTCATCCTCAATCCATGTTTTTTAACTATGCTAGCATCATTGTATACTAAGCGTGTGATATTGAAGAGAGTGGTGAAACTGAAGTATTTTAATCTTataagaaatttttattttttgaactatTGCTTGCAATAGATTCATGTCAATCTTGAATATCTTTAGATTTTTGTAGAATgttgtattttttttgttttaattgcttTCGAGCTTTCAACCTGTGGTCATTTAATGTCCTTTTAATCAATTTATGCATATACAGGCCTTAATCCTGGGAATATATGTCATGTTGGACAATAGAATATTGTAATCATGACAACTGCAGTTTACAGGAACATGGTAAATTAATTTTGTCAAACAGCTTTGAGCAAATGTCGATTAGATGCCTTAATGATAGGAAACATCTTTGAAATGAattcccccaaaaaaaaaagatcttttGGATGAAATTGCTTTATTCTGATGGACTGAGCCTGGAGAATGTGTTTCTCCATAGCAATTAATGTTGATATTTGTTGAAATAATCAAATGCAAACATCTCATGGAGATACAAGCTTCAGATCTTCAAACTGATTTACTTGGAACTTCGGTGCACTTTTTGAACTTTGACTTGCTTAAAGATCATCTAGCACATTGGCATGCACAGGTGTTATGTTACCCAGTCTTCTATTGTCTTCAACATGGAGATCATTTAGCTAATTTTTTTACCTCTATCAGgaatcttttgttttcctttttcactcATGAATAAGCATTAGTTGTTGGTGAAGTCTCAGAATGCTCTCTGCATTTGGGTTTCTTGACTCCCCTGCGTTGGGAGACTCTTGCTTTTGATATTTTCTATACATCCGACTCTAAAACAaactcattttgttttctttacatcTGAACTAATTAGAGAATGTTGATCCAAGAATGGTTACCTTTAATTCAGTTCTCTTCTCTGAAGTTTTTCCTTCTACAAGATTGACTCTGTTGTAACTAGATGATGGTTATCCTTCTCATTTAAATGGCTCcgattgttttactttgatcacAGATATTGCTAGAGCAGGGAAGGTATAGCAGTATTGCTGAACGGATGCAAGATTATCAAGTGATTGCAATGGTTATACTTTTGGGGTATGTGTTGACTCGATGAATTAATTTAACTAGTACTTTTGTTCTTTATATGATTATTTCCTTTCCACTACTTAATCTTGGTTGTCTGAGGGACTACAAATCTTTTTAATTTTAGGCCAAAGCTGAAGTTCATTCAAGACCAAATTCAGGAAAATGTGAAAAACTTGATGTCTCAGCAATTACGTATTCCTTCAGGTAGCTCTGGACGATATGGAGATATCGATGACAATCCTTTCTTGACCAGACCGAGCTTTTTGGCCTCCTGCAGCGTCTTGGGTCAAAAGGTAGATTTTTTTCACATGGGTGTTAGTTTTCTTGCAATGGTAGGCTCTTTTTACAGTCAATATTCAATAGGTTCTGTTCCAAGGAAATTTTATTTTAGTGTTTGTTTAATACCACTGACTAATCTGCAAGGCTTTGCATCTACAATTGCAGTCAGGGTCTTCTACTAGTCGTGTCATATATGCTTGAAGATCCTCATGGAATTTTTAATGTCTTTGGATAGCTCTTTGAGAATCTTATACTAATCAGTGGGTTACACGACATAAGCAAGTATATTGCATGACTTTGCTGTTAGGCATTGtggtatatattttttcttttatatcttAATCTTTTATGGATCATTGTATGCCTTGTGGAAGCTTGATTTATGTAAATTTTGCCTGTCTCCATTACATGCACAGATGGTTAGACTTGAAGATTGACAAGCTTTCCACCTTACAGTCGTGCTTTCTCTTGAACTCCTTATTGTAAAAAATGCTTCTTTTCTTAAACTGAAGTAACATTTTCTGTAAGAATGTTTGGCATAGCTTCTGAAATTTCTGCTTCCTCTATACTGACATTGATGTAGTGAAAATTCCATCTCTGCATCGTCAAGTCAGGGAAATTTTAGCATTTGTACAAATTGTTTCATGCGTCAAATTTTGTTTAACTAAATATACGTTTTACATTCTTCATTTGAAGACATGCCAACTCCTTCCTGTTTTCTGCAGGGAAGAGGTGTTGTGGTTCGAATTGCTGCAATGACGACTGAGTCAGTCTACAGTTTTCTTCAATGTCAGTTGTCTGGCCTGGACTCACTGCTTGGTGTGGCGCCATATCGATGATTGTGGAGGGCCTTTTTGTGGCTTAGGGAACATCATAAAGTCATCCAAGATACTGAAAGAGGCTAATTGCTCTGTTTGTATTTTTTCCTTCTAAAGAAGATTCTCTTAATTAAGTGGTAATATAATCTATGATATTGTATCTGGCACATTTTCAACTTCTGTTATAGTGCCTAATCCTGGTTGCAAAATTTGTAGTGGGGATAATTTTATAAACCTCCCTttaggtttctaacaattttgcATAGCGCCCTTATGTTTTGAGTGTTGTAATAATGTAAACCCCTATCACAATAAGTGATATTAAAAGGTTGTGGGAAATGTAGGCAAGTTATATCAAAGCCAAGTATTCATAGCTTACCCTTTTGAGTCAGACATgaaaatgagttatattttttACCCAAAATTGGGCATTTaaatgtttcaaaatttggaaaaaggaaTGGCCCTCATCAGCTTGAAAGCAAAAGTACATGTAAAAAATATGTAAAGAAGTCTCGAGGAAAAATAGTCTTGTTGAGATATTTCCCCGCCCTGCCAGTACAACACCACTACAAATTCATTGCCTAACGGACAATCAAGAAGAAGGTTGCCTAACGGACAAATTCATTGAAATAGAGATGGCAATTAGGGCGTTGCCTGCGGGGGCTTGATGAGATGGGGGATAAGGCAGGGCGGGTGGTTATTTTCTCCCTCCGTTAAAAAACAGGGCAAGGAACGGGGACATCTCCTGTCCTATCACCcacctaaaaaataaatttactataattatatataaaatatatttaatattattaattataacaattatattattagttataaatataaCATTATGTATAtctaatataattaatattattagttatattaataattatacatttatactaacACAAATTgctaattagttatactaatacatttatactaaataaCTAATTACACTTTTACTCTTTGACATTCTTGAGATTGAAAAGGTGAAAACCTGATTACTCGAGTTGTATTTGTCTCATTATATTGGATTGTACTAAAATAGTATCTATTTGTTTTTATGGGTTAAGTATTGTGAAATTATCAGAAATTGTGTATCAGCAATAAGTTGGTAACGTGCTGGTCTTTAAAATACTTGATTGTTGATTGAAATTTGCCTGAAATTTCGTTACAAGGCAAATTTCTATTAGCCTGCCTACGAGGGAAGTTGGGCAGGCCCGGGGGGAGCGGGTGATGGGGGCAAGGTAGGAGTTGGGGCATTCCATCCCACCCCTGCCTTATTGCCATTTCTAGGATGAAAGCAGACCCTAACCGAGacttatttatttttacctTTTATCTAATTTGGATGATATTAATCCATATTTAACCCTCCAAGTAGTGACTCTGGTAGGTTGAGACTCGAGAGTAATTCTAGACCTGAAGTACAAGTTCTTCATCATATGCATATTCTGCTTCGGCAGGAGATTGGACAATTCCAACAATTGTACTGAGCAGCGTACACCTATACTTACAACTcgtaacatacttaaaacacaAATGTCGAGCCATTCTGCATAGTGTTTTGCTCTAAACTATTCTTATAGAGTTACTTATAAGAGTCTTGAACAAAAAATTTTATCAAGGCTGGAACTCACTATTTTTATAAGCCTAACAGTTGATTTTCGACGACTGAGAATACTCTGAATAAGAAGATAATGAAACCCACTAATACAACTTCAATAAAATTGTGGAGTTTTTATTTGTCCAGTTGACACCATTACATTGATCAAAGATCAACTATTAGGTTCGCTAAGTAATTGGCATAGTCTGTGACAAGATTTTTCTACTTAAACAGCTATGTTGTTACTCTCAAATACGCTTATATCTGGTAAAATAGTCACACAGTTACTATTTGTGGAACCCATTTACATAGTAACGGGCCTCATGGTCAAAACATGGAAAATGAAACGAGTTCATTCATTAATTTCTACTTTGTGCCGAAGCATTTATTAACAAAGTAGCTCTGCTAAAATACCCGTGATCCAGTTCTTGTAGCATTGAATTAAGTACCGGATTTTGCTTACCACATGACAATGTAGGAAGTTTTTGGACAATTCTGAATACAAGAAATAGAGCTCTCGGGGAAAATCATCTCCCGAAATTTCCGCGCATGCAAAGCAAAATCACCTTGAAAAGGAACTAAATGCAAATAATTGGACAATTCTGAATCATCATCAACTTCAAATCATTCCAATGTAACAGGTTACTTCTCAGCCACCGCAAAAGCGACAGTTTACATATGACACCTTATTATGCACATTACAAGGCAAAAGCTTTCTTTCTTGACTAATCTGCATCTCAAATATGTAGTTTTGGATTACAAGCCTCATCCTGGTGAACATGGATTTGAAATTgacaaaggaaaagggaaaaagaaggcaaaGGGAAAAGAATGTTCAAACAAATATGTTGTATAACGTCAAATTAAAATGAGATTTCACAGGGCGCGTGAAAAGTCCTTCCGCGGCAAATAGATTCCAGGTTCTCACCAGCGTATGAACAAAGGGGTGAAACTTCCACACCTGAATTTAACAAGTGAGGACAAGGATGTTTTGGTTAAACTTTCACATGAGTTGCAAAATTCATAGTCAAGGATTTGGAGAGGTTCCCATTAGCATTATTAGATAACTCCACTATGAAAAGCAAAACTAAATTGTTTCAAGATTGATAAAATTGTAGACTATTTATCTCTTAAAACAATTATTATGTTCTTATCAGATTTACATGTAAAAACTGACTTACCAGTTGCATATAAAGGCACTGAATGAGTCAAGAAACCTCCAGCTGCAACAACCCATCGGGCATGGAGACGAAGAAGAAGCAGTCTAGCACTGTCTGGAGTgtcaaaatttgatccattggCGTTTTTTACTGGTGCAAATTCTTCTTCACGTAATACCTATGCAATAGGgaaagaaatttcaatttttatacATCTGGTATGTTTCTTACGATTTTTACAGTAATTATTTGCCTCTCATCAATCAGCAAGAgcgagagcaagagagagagagagaaactggTCAAACATTTCCCAGCAATAATTACCTCAAAAAGGGCTGTAGAAGGTGCATATGGAAATGCATCAAAGATGAACTGCTCAAGTTTGTATCCCGAGGTATGCCCATGAGCTGATGGAATTTTTTTCTCTGCAAGGTGATAGCTGCACTCACGTTGTAAAGCTTTCTACATCAGTTCCATAATagcaataaaaattttaaaaattggcAATAGATAGTACTTCACAGATAATCCTTTCGCTCATGTTTGAGATGGTTCCAAAATTATAAGGTGAGAATGTGTAGTAAATCCTGAAAGAGTGCCTGAATTAATTTGCTCAATTACATGTTTTAATTGAAACAGGAAAGCATCACGAAAAGAACTAAACAAGGGGCTCATTAATTATCCCTAAAGTTCAATGGCTAAAGATAACAATAGGAAGTGAGTTGACATTTTTCCCATGTCTCATTGATATATTTGACTTGAAAAGAAGAACGTGATGCACAGCGAAAATTAAAAAGCATACCCAAAATAATTAACTCATAGTAATTTCATACCATGAAGAAGACAGTTTATAAAAGTCAACTCATATATATTAATAGCATGAGCTTCTCTACAAATCTACAGACAGGTGGAGCAGATAGACTGTAACATTCATTGGATAAGAAAGATATCAAGCACATTATATCTTTTGTCCATCCATCTATAAAGGAAGGGTAAACAGAGGCCATATAACTATTGAAATTAAGCACACACACTAAGAATATAGATCTAATACAATACAGAAAATTAAGATCtaaaagaaagataagactACTGACATGCTGTCTTTCTCCAAACCATTTGCCACTTGGTTCAGAAAATCTAAAGTAAACATATGTAGGCAAACCTGAAAATGCAACCAGGAAGAAATCAGAGAAGACAATCACTTGAAGCAACATGTGGAAGAGATATAACTTAAAGTCCCTAGCAAAAAGCACCATATGATCACTGAAATAACCATTCTTTAATAAGACAGcgagaaaaaacaaaagaggcAAAGAGGGACAATACGTTGCTCCAACAAAATCGCAGACGACCAGTTTGCTGGTTTATAGCACTAGACAAAGATGGGTCCAACTCACTGTATTCGACCACAGACAGAGGCCCACCCTTGCCTCGCCGAACGAAAACACCAACCTTTTCTTGTGGGTAAGcctataatcaaaataaacaagaaatcATGTGACTTAAGACATCAAAGTTGAACAGCTACTAATATCTTCAGATAAATAAACAGAGACTATTTTCCAAAACAAATGTATCAAAACAAGCTTACAAGTTACTAATAATGTTTATATAGCTTTGCACTTCATCATCTTATATTATGTGCCAATGTCCACTTGTTGAAGACTAGATTGCACCCTTCATAATGACATTTGAATTGTTTTCATGTAAAAGGATGAAAGAAACAGAGTCGAAGAAAGTAAATTAGATTTTTTATTACGATGCATTATACTCTGCATGACAGTAAGATGATATCTGAAACTTGGCCAAAACTCCAACAGCACTAGGTTCCAATGTCCTGAATCTAAAACTTATTGACACTTCAAGGTGTAAATATTAAACCAATTAGtcattcttctccatttttgAAAGCATATTTGCTtcattatttcaaaaaaatcagcACCAGCAATTTGTTACAACGTCCATATTTGTGTCATTATGTAGCAGCAATATGCTTCCAAATCAGATAAGCATTGAGTAagtaaacaaaataattaaataattctAATCAACTCTAGACTATGACCGTACACTTTCTAACTAATTTGTGATACATGACCCAGAAAAAAAGGGTGTGAAGAATCTGACAAGCTTCTCTCAAAGTATTATTGCTATATTCTTGTGGTCCACTAGAATGCAATAACCATAACCAACAGGCAAATGAAGAGAATACACCATTTTGGGACATTTAAAGTGATAAGAGTTTCCTCTTCATATGAAATGGTAAAATCTCCAGATATATACTTTCACTGTAATATGGTTAATACAACCACACAGATTTAGCAGAATTTTGCACAAGATACCTCTGATTCAGATGCAATATTTCTAAAGCATTTAATTGAATGGATGGCCTAGGCCGAAGCCACAAGTGAATGTCACCCCAAACAAGATTGACCGGGGTAAATCAACCAATTGACTTCACTTGCATATTGACGCCACACAAGTGTGATAGACCAGAGAAGAGATATACTCAAGGAACCCCATATAACTATGTAATTCTTCAAGGTCTAACTCATCTAGCACATATTTCAAGTATGCAGAAGTTATATGTTAATTCCTCCCATTTTTTGTTAATAATATCTTAGTTCCTTGAAAAACTCTGCATACTACATAATTAGATCCTGATATTACAAGAAAAATTAATGGTGATGTAAAAAGATTAAATCTAAACTGTtagtatttcaaaaaataaatgtaTAGAGAAGCCTAGGAAGAATAAAGAAGAACCTACCTTTCGGACAACTTTTGCAGCAGCGCTTACACCTTTATCAATAAAGTAACCCAAGAAAGTAGGATCAGCCACTCGAACCTACTTTTCCAATTACAAATAATCATGATTCTAAATTGAGCACACTTCAAGAAACTCAACTGATTGaaagaaagaattgaagaaaagacGTGGAACTCACCAAAGCATTGTCGACCCCATAACAATCTATGTATTTAATACCTCTCGTTGCCATATCCTCCAACAATCTTGAGAATTTCAACGCTAAAACATCACGGGTATTCAATCAAACCAAGTATGACCCTCAAATCAAATTAAGAGAACTAAACTATGACAAAAATTCAATGGTAGGGTAATATTCTTATCCATTTTATATGGGTGTTCTTATTACCTGAATAAACTCCTCCATTTCCATCTGGAGACTTTGCAACCTGGCTTTAAGCAAAAATGATAACCTTGTAAATATTATATCACCTGAGTCATATATCATAGTTTTCTAAAACAAACTTATAAAGCAAGCTAAATAAGGatctgcctttttttttcttatttactATTAGTTTATACAAATACATGGCATAAGTTACCACACGATAACAATGAGACCTAACACCACTAGCTACAAAATAGTAGGTATAGTCATTCTCAAGAGCTCCATTAAAGTTAAAAATTGGCATTAGTGATAGAACATTTAAGACTGTAAAAACTTGCTTACATGTGTGAAATTTACAGCTTATTCCCTTAATTTAGAACAGAAGTCACATTTGAACTCAAAAATCTAGTAACCTTTGCTGCATCTTGTACGATGGCTAAAGTTGCTAATTAAGCACTTGAAGTTCCACACATGTATACATTTATCCGCCTTTTCATAAATGATAAACAAGATCAAAACCTTACTC carries:
- the LOC113707748 gene encoding urease accessory protein D-like, giving the protein METGKVVVERVGGKSAAIHCYSKYPLKFIIPNKVGPSQIDAVWIYTITYGGGIVSGDAIKCDISVGDGCTTVLTTQASTKVYKSVESKCSEQVLEARIGSDALLAVIPDPVTCFSTAKYSQTQVFKVFPSSSLLIVDWITSGRYGRGEKWDFELYKSTNNIFLDADEPLFLDTILLEQGRYSSIAERMQDYQVIAMVILLGPKLKFIQDQIQENVKNLMSQQLRIPSGSSGRYGDIDDNPFLTRPSFLASCSVLGQKGRGVVVRIAAMTTESVYSFLQCQLSGLDSLLGVAPYR
- the LOC113708815 gene encoding UDP-N-acetylglucosamine diphosphorylase 1, translated to MMREAVSDSNPTSSPPPQALLERLKDYGQEDVFALWDELSSEERDILVKDIESLDLSRIDRIIRCSFNSQGVPAAAIEPVPESIVSTVEERTMEDRERWWKMGMKAVSEGKLAVLLLSGGQGTRLGSSDPKGCLNIGLPSGKSLFQLQAERILCVQRLASQSINEGSKTVLPIHWYIMTSPFTDEVTRKYFESHKYFGLEADQVTFFQQGTIPCVSREGRFIMETPYRVAKSPDGNGGVYSALKFSRLLEDMATRGIKYIDCYGVDNALVRVADPTFLGYFIDKGVSAAAKVVRKAYPQEKVGVFVRRGKGGPLSVVEYSELDPSLSSAINQQTGRLRFCWSNVCLHMFTLDFLNQVANGLEKDSIYHLAEKKIPSAHGHTSGYKLEQFIFDAFPYAPSTALFEVLREEEFAPVKNANGSNFDTPDSARLLLLRLHARWVVAAGGFLTHSVPLYATGVEVSPLCSYAGENLESICRGRTFHAPCEISF